One genomic window of Bombus fervidus isolate BK054 chromosome 14, iyBomFerv1, whole genome shotgun sequence includes the following:
- the Mop gene encoding tyrosine-protein phosphatase non-receptor type protein myopic isoform X1: MEAVPRLPMISFQLKVSPEPTTFGPKLKQYICDFYNKDPATFTHEIHQLESLRAVAVRPPIDVAGCSLLKRYYCQLHFLHSRFPMGKDGIAAVTFTWRDTYANMVCSLANIRFEIISILYNIGAMHTQLGALTERTSADGMKMACAHFQCAAWAFEHLKNNYPQPSGVDLAPELMTFMHQLCLAQAQECILEKSMLDNRKPTIIAKVARQIVDYFNLALTTLEQGGSEDGTISDTVGTKIYKSWKHYLKFKKAYHLAVTYLYQGLAAEEQRKMGERVAFYNAALASLNEAQLIYSNIPGEKATIEEALTFTNDVIEGKRKAAKNENEYIYHEEVPEKETLPTVKGAPLVKGISFSINDPEVSGPDIFARLIPMKVHEANSLYSEEKAKILRSVGSKIEERDQQLNTYLTSLKLEHMSLWDPDAQTTEWERLPLPDELVERCAALNAKQHIIQELLDIMGKLSDTSQDVEKILKEIKKLLLDEEQKEKEYQDTVGKRPPSIVATDLTREAKKYEEAHNKASESNHALHKAVTMHVKNLKVLSQPLADLMAHIPSPSAYLSEQNTEKSHSAIELERMHTKELRRILNKVDEMRRQRNELHAKLRDSISQDDLTRLLVTATSDGPLDRLFADQLSKHQTLVTLIDQNLVAQDNILAALTDAYAQTANVRKGVEEILKRREHTISSLIASYDAYEDLLAKSSKGLEFYRKLEINVSKLLQRVKSTCKVQEEEREQILAQDSNKNSQERIDTTAAIYDQSRNRTGSGLKLKDYLNSRQENIQNQYYNVYKEQGKQVQIDAATKSYLNDTVNKNAMHSSGVTTLDAMSSTKAMQQYYSTPYTDYKTNVPYTHEISTYNENTALSQNYMQVNSSDTVNTYPQVIGTTANTAVQYPVNSFVSNGQFSTALDGQQKYSANPQTLYNYPTNTLQYENYQPSADYTGYNIAQQYPPNFDKTASTSVTKAEIPQTSITQTSAPLASTVTKTTDVQAQLYTTLAQQGQQYIPESQQKFVSQESVSTISQHVLPVDNTQMQNYILPQISQSEVSCTQSYIGTMYYNPSELHAQQVTSNPSTSETTNIPASSHYMQTQYMNTSIPQPVYSTSSLTVPVNNMGTSYSSNLHSSNAVQYPQQSSTEQTKQIYTDKVYQYGSQVSASDTTLTYPNTYHGLQHASVSYTQTILPTDTSNTYAYSNCSTNTEIIQSHTKPLASMQNYTQAYQYPQQYPGYGGYSHVYNQGYNYIQGNQITMPVTESYKGQMGYTYNSTNQCYEYNPSNVQTSQSNQVSQQPSESTLQINTGINNVCQQQESSARYTNASNNSMVSQTPSSQYSEQTYQPQGVADIYYTTPYGLQMQSTQASSSRNENYTNYNQTYMQAANNGTNTTTSANPTKPATMSEKSNVDLLADLDITINHAPLVPEVRSVNKSNAQDEAVMKDTTKDETKDTASEDDKVKSNDITTVEDKTENENLQIVWDTWYNDVQPKKDPLGDPVALQKFINEVEKYEKFVDSLLVKTLSGATNLDIKWKEVQEFEERESGKQSCTVALAHSSENRVMECIPYDTTRVQISSTDIPNYINASHIMEITQWIPTAFIITQAPLPDKLEVFWMMIWEQESEIIACLVSDAQLNGEIYWPINEEDILNIGSFTISLKKRVNHISYVQRVISVHNTKKNSEKTVVHMQFLTWPANGFPSSPGALLTFSTDVMTEQALRRCTKPVVVHCLDGGALSSLFLVAAATVCHIRAGCGIVNVPLVFKGLLKCRKQIVNKESLLFAYQLVLYHAQDILMKRGILSSTRSTFENFEGLKGNKDKTSRKMHPSDDFLQTLGISTQRSDVDQGRQKASTANSIHSTTSIQEKPKEGIIDPLSQLDPLWSIRR, encoded by the exons ATGGAAGCAGTACCGAGGTTGCCGATGATATCGTTTCAATTAAAAGTTAGCCCGGAGCCTACTACGTTTGGACCAAAGTTAAAGCAG taTATATgtgatttttataataaagatCCAGCAACATTTACACACGAGATACATCAATTAGAAAGCTTACGTGCAGTGGCTGTACGACCACCCATTGATGTAGCTGGCTGTTCATTGTTGAAAAGATATTACTGTCAATTGCATTTTCTTCATAGTAGATTTCCTATGGGAAAAGATGGTATAGCAGCGGTCACATTCACATG gaGAGATACATATGCAAACATGGTTTGCTCATTGGCAAATATTcgctttgaaataatttctatcttgtataatattggtgCAATGCATACTCAGTTGGGAGCACTTACAGAAAGGACATCAGCTGATGGGATGAAGATGGCTTGTGCTCATTTTCAATGCGCAGCATGGGCGTTTgagcatttaaaaaataattacccACAGCCATCTGGTGTAGATTTAGCTCCAGAACTTATGACATTTATGCACCAGCTTTGCTTAGCCCAAGCTCAAGAATGTATATTAGAAAAAAGTATGCTTGATAATCGTAAACCCACAATCATAG CAAAAGTCGCGAGACAGATAGTGGACTATTTCAATTTGGCATTAACTACACTTGAACAAGGTGGGAGTGAGGATGGAACCATATCAGATACTGTTGGAACTAAAATTTATaag agCTGGAAGCATTACCTGAAATTCAAGAAAGCTTATCATTTAGcagttacatatttatatcaagGATTAGCTGCTGAGGAACAAAGAAAGATGGGAGAAAGAGTAGCATTTTATAATGCTGCATTAGCTTCTTTAAATGAAgcacaattaatttattcaaatattcctgGAGAAAAAGCAACTATAGAAGAAGCACTTACGTTTACAAATGACGTGATAGAAGGGAAACGTAAAGCagctaaaaatgaaaatgagtACATATATCACGAAGAAGTAccagaaaaagaaacattacCTACAGTAAAGGGAGCTCCTTTAGTTAAAGGAATATCTTTTAGTATCAACGATCCTGAAGTTTCAGGTCCTGATATATTTGCCAGATTAATACCAATGAAAGTGCACGAAGCAAATTCTTTGTATTCAGAAGAAAAAGCGAAAATATTACGTTCCGTCGGTAGTAAAATTGAAGAGAGGGATCAGCAACTCAATACCTACTTAACGTCCTTAAAATTGGAACATATGAGTTTATGGGATCCCGATGCTCAAACAACTGAATGGGAACGGTTACCTCTTCCTGATGAACTGGTTGAAAGATGCGCAGCACTAAACGCAAAGCAACACATTATTCAAGAGTTACTCGATATAATGGGAAAATTATCGGATACTAGCCAAgatgttgaaaaaatattgaaagaaattaagaaacttCTCCTTGATgaagaacaaaaagaaaaagaatatcaaGATACGGTTGGGAAGAGACCTCCGTCGATAGTCGCCACTGATTTAACCAGAGAAGCTAAGAAGTATGAAGAAGCTCATAATAAAGCTTCAGAAAGTAATCATGCTCTTCATAAAGCAGTAACGATGcatgtaaaaaatttaaaggtaCTTTCTCAACCGCTTGCTGATCTTATGGCCCATATACCTTCACCAAGTGCGTACCTATCAGAACAAAATACTGAAAAATCACATAGTGCAATCGAATTAGAACGAATGCATACTAAGGAATTAAGGCGCATTTTGAATAAGGTTGACGAAATGCGTAGACAAAGGAACGAATTGCATGCAAAATTACGAGATTCGATTTCACAAGATGATCTAACACGCTTACTAGTTACTGCCACGTCCGATGGACCCTTGGATCGTTTATTTGCAGATCAGCTAAGTAAACATCAAACTCTAGTAACATTGATAGACCAAAATCTTGTTGCACAAGATAACATCTTAGCAGCTTTAACAGATGCATATGCCCAAACTGCTAATGTACGAAAAGGAgtcgaagaaatattaaaacgcCGAGAACAtactatttcttctttgattgCGTCTTACGATGCTTATGAAGACCTATTAGCAAAGTCTAGCAAGGGTCTTgaattttataggaaattagaaataaatgtcTCAAAATTACTTCAAAGAGTGAAAAGCACTTGTAAGGTACAGGAAGAAGAACGAGAACAAATACTTGCACAGGATAGCAATAAAAATTCTCAAGAAAGGATTGATACAACAGCCGCTATTTATGATCAGAGTCGAAATCGAACTGGTAGTGGACTTAAGTTAAAGGATTATTTAAATAGTAGGcaggaaaatattcaaaatcagtattataatgtatataaagaGCAAGGTAAACAAGTTCAGATAGATGCAGCAACAAAGTCATACTTGAATGACACAGTGAATAAAAATGCAATGCATTCCAGTGGAGTGACTACGTTGGATGCAATGTCGTCTACGAAAGCTATGCAGCAGTATTATTCTACACCATATACGGATTACAAAACGAATGTACCCTATACACATGAAATTTCAACATATAACGAAAATACTGCTTTAAGCCAAAACTATATGCAAGTAAATAGTTCAGATACTGTAAATACTTATCCACAAGTAATTGGAACGACAGCAAACACTGCAGTGCAGTATCCAGTAAATTCTTTTGTATCCAATGGACAATTTTCTACAGCTTTAGATGGACAGCAGAAATATTCTGCTAATCCTCAAACACTTTATAACTATCCTACCAATACATTACAATATGAAAATTACCAACCTTCTGCCGATTATACTGGATATAATATTGCACAGCAATATCCTCctaattttgataaaactgCTAGTACTAGTGTTACTAAAGCTGAGATACCTCAAACATCGATAACACAAACGTCTGCGCCTCTAGCAAGTACAGTTACTAAAACAACAGATGTACAAGCACAGCTTTATACCACTCTAGCTCAACAAGGACAACAATATATACCTGAATCacaacaaaaatttgtttctcaAGAATCTGTTTCAACCATCAGTCAACATGTATTACCAGTGGATAATACTCAAATGCAAAACTATATCCTCCCTCAAATTAGTCAAAGTGAAGTTTCATGTACTCAAAGTTACATTGGTACAATGTATTATAATCCATCCGAGTTACATGCTCAACAAGTCACATCGAATCCAAGTACATCCGAAACGACTAATATTCCTGCCTCTAGCCACTATATGCAAACACAATATATGAATACAAGCATTCCTCAACCTGTTTATTCTACTAGTTCTTTAACTGTTCCAGTAAATAATATGGGGACTTCATATTCTTCTAACTTGCACAGCTCCAATGCTGTACAATATCCACAGCAGAGTAGTACAGAACAAactaaacaaatttatacagATAAAGTATACCAATATGGATCACAAGTATCAGCTAGTGACACCACTTTAACTTACCCTAATACTTATCATGGTTTACAACATGCCAGTGTTTCATATACACAAACTATATTACCTACAGATACTTCTAATACATATGCATACTCAAATTGTTCTACtaatacagaaataattcAAAGTCATACAAAGCCTTTGGCAAGTATGCAAAATTACACACAAGCATATCAGTACCCACAACAGTACCCTGGGTATGGTGGTTATTCTCATGTATACAACCAAGGATACAATTATATTCAAGGAAATCAAATAACTATGCCAGTGACAGAATCTTATAAAGGCCAAATGGGATACACTTATAATTCCACCAACCAATGTTATGAATATAATCCTAGTAATGTTCAAACTTCACAATCAAATCAAGTATCACAGCAACCTTCTGAATCAACACTGCAAATAAATACCGGCATTAACAATGTATGTCAACAACAAGAAAGTAGTGCGAGATACACAAATGCTAGTAATAATTCTATGGTTAGTCAAACTCCATCTTCTCAATATTCAGAACAAACTTATCAACCTCAAGGTGTAGCTGACATTTATTACACTACACCATATGGTCTCCAAATGCAAAGTACTCAAG CATCCTCTAGCAGAAATGAAAACTACACTAATTACAATCAAACATACATGCAAGCTGCTAATAATGGAACTAATACAACGACAAGCGCGAATCCCACTAAACCCGCTACAATGTCAGAGAAATCTAATGTGGACTTGCTTGCTGACCTTGATATCACTATAAATCATGCACCTTTAGTGCCAGAAGTACGTTCTGTCAATAAAAGCAATGCACAAGACGAAGCTGTAATGAAAGATACGACAAAAGATGAAACGAAAGATACTGCTAGTGAAGATGATAAAGTAAAGTCGAATGACATTACTACTGTCGAAGATAAGACGGAAAACGAGAATTTGCAGATTGTATGGGATACGTGGTACAATGACGTGCAACCTAAAAAGGATCCTTTAGGAGATCCAGTAGCATTGCAGAAGTTTATAAATgaagttgaaaaatatgagaaatttGTAGATAGCTTACTTGTTAAAACATTAAGTGGAGCAACTAATCTTGATATAAAATGGAAGGAAGTCCAAGAATTTGAA GAAAGGGAAAGTGGTAAACAATCGTGTACAGTAGCGCTAGCTCATTCTTCGGAAAATAGAGTAATGGAATGTATCCCATATGACACAACAAGGGTACAAATATCGTCGACAGATATtccaaattatattaatgctTCTCATATAATGGAAATTACACAATGGATACCAACAGCATTTATTATTACTCAAGCACCATTGCCGGACAAATTAGAAGTATTTTGGATGATGATATGGGAACAAGAAAGTGAAATAATTGCATGTTTAGTATCCGATGCACAATTAAATGGAGAGATATACTGGCCTATAAACGAAGAAGATATTCTGAACATTGGTAGCTTTACGATATCATTAAAAAAGAGAGTAAACCATATATCCTACGTCCAAAGAGTTATTTCTGTGCATAATACTAAAAAGAACTCAGAAAAGACTGTCGTGCACATGCAATTTCTCACATGGCCTGCCAA tGGTTTTCCTAGTAGTCCAGGTGCACTGCTTACTTTTTCAACGGATGTAATGACAGAACAAGCACTGAGACGTTGTACAAAACCAGTGGTGGTACATTGTTTGGATGGTGGAGCACTAAGCAGCTTATTCCTAGTAGCAGCAGCAACAGTATGCCATATACGTGCAGGTTGCGGAATAGTTAATGTACCTCTTGTATTCAAGGGTCTTCTGAAGTGCCGTaaacaaattgtaaataagGAGTCCTTGTTATTCGCGTATCAGTTGGTATTATACCACGCTCAAGacattttaatgaaac GTGGAATTTTATCGTCTACTCGCTCgacatttgaaaatttcgaagGATTAAAGGGAAATAAGGACAAAACATCAAGGAAGATGCACCCTTCTGATGATTTCCTTCAAACTCTTGGCATAAGTACCCAACGATCAGATGTTGACCAAg GTCGACAAAAAGCTTCTACTGCTAATTCAATACATTCAACGACGTCGATTCAAGAGAAACCTAAAGAAGGAATAATCGATCCGCTAAGTCAACTGGATCCTCTATGGTCTATTAgaagataa
- the Mop gene encoding tyrosine-protein phosphatase non-receptor type protein myopic isoform X2, giving the protein MYHVAKVARQIVDYFNLALTTLEQGGSEDGTISDTVGTKIYKSWKHYLKFKKAYHLAVTYLYQGLAAEEQRKMGERVAFYNAALASLNEAQLIYSNIPGEKATIEEALTFTNDVIEGKRKAAKNENEYIYHEEVPEKETLPTVKGAPLVKGISFSINDPEVSGPDIFARLIPMKVHEANSLYSEEKAKILRSVGSKIEERDQQLNTYLTSLKLEHMSLWDPDAQTTEWERLPLPDELVERCAALNAKQHIIQELLDIMGKLSDTSQDVEKILKEIKKLLLDEEQKEKEYQDTVGKRPPSIVATDLTREAKKYEEAHNKASESNHALHKAVTMHVKNLKVLSQPLADLMAHIPSPSAYLSEQNTEKSHSAIELERMHTKELRRILNKVDEMRRQRNELHAKLRDSISQDDLTRLLVTATSDGPLDRLFADQLSKHQTLVTLIDQNLVAQDNILAALTDAYAQTANVRKGVEEILKRREHTISSLIASYDAYEDLLAKSSKGLEFYRKLEINVSKLLQRVKSTCKVQEEEREQILAQDSNKNSQERIDTTAAIYDQSRNRTGSGLKLKDYLNSRQENIQNQYYNVYKEQGKQVQIDAATKSYLNDTVNKNAMHSSGVTTLDAMSSTKAMQQYYSTPYTDYKTNVPYTHEISTYNENTALSQNYMQVNSSDTVNTYPQVIGTTANTAVQYPVNSFVSNGQFSTALDGQQKYSANPQTLYNYPTNTLQYENYQPSADYTGYNIAQQYPPNFDKTASTSVTKAEIPQTSITQTSAPLASTVTKTTDVQAQLYTTLAQQGQQYIPESQQKFVSQESVSTISQHVLPVDNTQMQNYILPQISQSEVSCTQSYIGTMYYNPSELHAQQVTSNPSTSETTNIPASSHYMQTQYMNTSIPQPVYSTSSLTVPVNNMGTSYSSNLHSSNAVQYPQQSSTEQTKQIYTDKVYQYGSQVSASDTTLTYPNTYHGLQHASVSYTQTILPTDTSNTYAYSNCSTNTEIIQSHTKPLASMQNYTQAYQYPQQYPGYGGYSHVYNQGYNYIQGNQITMPVTESYKGQMGYTYNSTNQCYEYNPSNVQTSQSNQVSQQPSESTLQINTGINNVCQQQESSARYTNASNNSMVSQTPSSQYSEQTYQPQGVADIYYTTPYGLQMQSTQASSSRNENYTNYNQTYMQAANNGTNTTTSANPTKPATMSEKSNVDLLADLDITINHAPLVPEVRSVNKSNAQDEAVMKDTTKDETKDTASEDDKVKSNDITTVEDKTENENLQIVWDTWYNDVQPKKDPLGDPVALQKFINEVEKYEKFVDSLLVKTLSGATNLDIKWKEVQEFEERESGKQSCTVALAHSSENRVMECIPYDTTRVQISSTDIPNYINASHIMEITQWIPTAFIITQAPLPDKLEVFWMMIWEQESEIIACLVSDAQLNGEIYWPINEEDILNIGSFTISLKKRVNHISYVQRVISVHNTKKNSEKTVVHMQFLTWPANGFPSSPGALLTFSTDVMTEQALRRCTKPVVVHCLDGGALSSLFLVAAATVCHIRAGCGIVNVPLVFKGLLKCRKQIVNKESLLFAYQLVLYHAQDILMKRGILSSTRSTFENFEGLKGNKDKTSRKMHPSDDFLQTLGISTQRSDVDQGRQKASTANSIHSTTSIQEKPKEGIIDPLSQLDPLWSIRR; this is encoded by the exons ATGTATCATGTAGCAAAAGTCGCGAGACAGATAGTGGACTATTTCAATTTGGCATTAACTACACTTGAACAAGGTGGGAGTGAGGATGGAACCATATCAGATACTGTTGGAACTAAAATTTATaag agCTGGAAGCATTACCTGAAATTCAAGAAAGCTTATCATTTAGcagttacatatttatatcaagGATTAGCTGCTGAGGAACAAAGAAAGATGGGAGAAAGAGTAGCATTTTATAATGCTGCATTAGCTTCTTTAAATGAAgcacaattaatttattcaaatattcctgGAGAAAAAGCAACTATAGAAGAAGCACTTACGTTTACAAATGACGTGATAGAAGGGAAACGTAAAGCagctaaaaatgaaaatgagtACATATATCACGAAGAAGTAccagaaaaagaaacattacCTACAGTAAAGGGAGCTCCTTTAGTTAAAGGAATATCTTTTAGTATCAACGATCCTGAAGTTTCAGGTCCTGATATATTTGCCAGATTAATACCAATGAAAGTGCACGAAGCAAATTCTTTGTATTCAGAAGAAAAAGCGAAAATATTACGTTCCGTCGGTAGTAAAATTGAAGAGAGGGATCAGCAACTCAATACCTACTTAACGTCCTTAAAATTGGAACATATGAGTTTATGGGATCCCGATGCTCAAACAACTGAATGGGAACGGTTACCTCTTCCTGATGAACTGGTTGAAAGATGCGCAGCACTAAACGCAAAGCAACACATTATTCAAGAGTTACTCGATATAATGGGAAAATTATCGGATACTAGCCAAgatgttgaaaaaatattgaaagaaattaagaaacttCTCCTTGATgaagaacaaaaagaaaaagaatatcaaGATACGGTTGGGAAGAGACCTCCGTCGATAGTCGCCACTGATTTAACCAGAGAAGCTAAGAAGTATGAAGAAGCTCATAATAAAGCTTCAGAAAGTAATCATGCTCTTCATAAAGCAGTAACGATGcatgtaaaaaatttaaaggtaCTTTCTCAACCGCTTGCTGATCTTATGGCCCATATACCTTCACCAAGTGCGTACCTATCAGAACAAAATACTGAAAAATCACATAGTGCAATCGAATTAGAACGAATGCATACTAAGGAATTAAGGCGCATTTTGAATAAGGTTGACGAAATGCGTAGACAAAGGAACGAATTGCATGCAAAATTACGAGATTCGATTTCACAAGATGATCTAACACGCTTACTAGTTACTGCCACGTCCGATGGACCCTTGGATCGTTTATTTGCAGATCAGCTAAGTAAACATCAAACTCTAGTAACATTGATAGACCAAAATCTTGTTGCACAAGATAACATCTTAGCAGCTTTAACAGATGCATATGCCCAAACTGCTAATGTACGAAAAGGAgtcgaagaaatattaaaacgcCGAGAACAtactatttcttctttgattgCGTCTTACGATGCTTATGAAGACCTATTAGCAAAGTCTAGCAAGGGTCTTgaattttataggaaattagaaataaatgtcTCAAAATTACTTCAAAGAGTGAAAAGCACTTGTAAGGTACAGGAAGAAGAACGAGAACAAATACTTGCACAGGATAGCAATAAAAATTCTCAAGAAAGGATTGATACAACAGCCGCTATTTATGATCAGAGTCGAAATCGAACTGGTAGTGGACTTAAGTTAAAGGATTATTTAAATAGTAGGcaggaaaatattcaaaatcagtattataatgtatataaagaGCAAGGTAAACAAGTTCAGATAGATGCAGCAACAAAGTCATACTTGAATGACACAGTGAATAAAAATGCAATGCATTCCAGTGGAGTGACTACGTTGGATGCAATGTCGTCTACGAAAGCTATGCAGCAGTATTATTCTACACCATATACGGATTACAAAACGAATGTACCCTATACACATGAAATTTCAACATATAACGAAAATACTGCTTTAAGCCAAAACTATATGCAAGTAAATAGTTCAGATACTGTAAATACTTATCCACAAGTAATTGGAACGACAGCAAACACTGCAGTGCAGTATCCAGTAAATTCTTTTGTATCCAATGGACAATTTTCTACAGCTTTAGATGGACAGCAGAAATATTCTGCTAATCCTCAAACACTTTATAACTATCCTACCAATACATTACAATATGAAAATTACCAACCTTCTGCCGATTATACTGGATATAATATTGCACAGCAATATCCTCctaattttgataaaactgCTAGTACTAGTGTTACTAAAGCTGAGATACCTCAAACATCGATAACACAAACGTCTGCGCCTCTAGCAAGTACAGTTACTAAAACAACAGATGTACAAGCACAGCTTTATACCACTCTAGCTCAACAAGGACAACAATATATACCTGAATCacaacaaaaatttgtttctcaAGAATCTGTTTCAACCATCAGTCAACATGTATTACCAGTGGATAATACTCAAATGCAAAACTATATCCTCCCTCAAATTAGTCAAAGTGAAGTTTCATGTACTCAAAGTTACATTGGTACAATGTATTATAATCCATCCGAGTTACATGCTCAACAAGTCACATCGAATCCAAGTACATCCGAAACGACTAATATTCCTGCCTCTAGCCACTATATGCAAACACAATATATGAATACAAGCATTCCTCAACCTGTTTATTCTACTAGTTCTTTAACTGTTCCAGTAAATAATATGGGGACTTCATATTCTTCTAACTTGCACAGCTCCAATGCTGTACAATATCCACAGCAGAGTAGTACAGAACAAactaaacaaatttatacagATAAAGTATACCAATATGGATCACAAGTATCAGCTAGTGACACCACTTTAACTTACCCTAATACTTATCATGGTTTACAACATGCCAGTGTTTCATATACACAAACTATATTACCTACAGATACTTCTAATACATATGCATACTCAAATTGTTCTACtaatacagaaataattcAAAGTCATACAAAGCCTTTGGCAAGTATGCAAAATTACACACAAGCATATCAGTACCCACAACAGTACCCTGGGTATGGTGGTTATTCTCATGTATACAACCAAGGATACAATTATATTCAAGGAAATCAAATAACTATGCCAGTGACAGAATCTTATAAAGGCCAAATGGGATACACTTATAATTCCACCAACCAATGTTATGAATATAATCCTAGTAATGTTCAAACTTCACAATCAAATCAAGTATCACAGCAACCTTCTGAATCAACACTGCAAATAAATACCGGCATTAACAATGTATGTCAACAACAAGAAAGTAGTGCGAGATACACAAATGCTAGTAATAATTCTATGGTTAGTCAAACTCCATCTTCTCAATATTCAGAACAAACTTATCAACCTCAAGGTGTAGCTGACATTTATTACACTACACCATATGGTCTCCAAATGCAAAGTACTCAAG CATCCTCTAGCAGAAATGAAAACTACACTAATTACAATCAAACATACATGCAAGCTGCTAATAATGGAACTAATACAACGACAAGCGCGAATCCCACTAAACCCGCTACAATGTCAGAGAAATCTAATGTGGACTTGCTTGCTGACCTTGATATCACTATAAATCATGCACCTTTAGTGCCAGAAGTACGTTCTGTCAATAAAAGCAATGCACAAGACGAAGCTGTAATGAAAGATACGACAAAAGATGAAACGAAAGATACTGCTAGTGAAGATGATAAAGTAAAGTCGAATGACATTACTACTGTCGAAGATAAGACGGAAAACGAGAATTTGCAGATTGTATGGGATACGTGGTACAATGACGTGCAACCTAAAAAGGATCCTTTAGGAGATCCAGTAGCATTGCAGAAGTTTATAAATgaagttgaaaaatatgagaaatttGTAGATAGCTTACTTGTTAAAACATTAAGTGGAGCAACTAATCTTGATATAAAATGGAAGGAAGTCCAAGAATTTGAA GAAAGGGAAAGTGGTAAACAATCGTGTACAGTAGCGCTAGCTCATTCTTCGGAAAATAGAGTAATGGAATGTATCCCATATGACACAACAAGGGTACAAATATCGTCGACAGATATtccaaattatattaatgctTCTCATATAATGGAAATTACACAATGGATACCAACAGCATTTATTATTACTCAAGCACCATTGCCGGACAAATTAGAAGTATTTTGGATGATGATATGGGAACAAGAAAGTGAAATAATTGCATGTTTAGTATCCGATGCACAATTAAATGGAGAGATATACTGGCCTATAAACGAAGAAGATATTCTGAACATTGGTAGCTTTACGATATCATTAAAAAAGAGAGTAAACCATATATCCTACGTCCAAAGAGTTATTTCTGTGCATAATACTAAAAAGAACTCAGAAAAGACTGTCGTGCACATGCAATTTCTCACATGGCCTGCCAA tGGTTTTCCTAGTAGTCCAGGTGCACTGCTTACTTTTTCAACGGATGTAATGACAGAACAAGCACTGAGACGTTGTACAAAACCAGTGGTGGTACATTGTTTGGATGGTGGAGCACTAAGCAGCTTATTCCTAGTAGCAGCAGCAACAGTATGCCATATACGTGCAGGTTGCGGAATAGTTAATGTACCTCTTGTATTCAAGGGTCTTCTGAAGTGCCGTaaacaaattgtaaataagGAGTCCTTGTTATTCGCGTATCAGTTGGTATTATACCACGCTCAAGacattttaatgaaac GTGGAATTTTATCGTCTACTCGCTCgacatttgaaaatttcgaagGATTAAAGGGAAATAAGGACAAAACATCAAGGAAGATGCACCCTTCTGATGATTTCCTTCAAACTCTTGGCATAAGTACCCAACGATCAGATGTTGACCAAg GTCGACAAAAAGCTTCTACTGCTAATTCAATACATTCAACGACGTCGATTCAAGAGAAACCTAAAGAAGGAATAATCGATCCGCTAAGTCAACTGGATCCTCTATGGTCTATTAgaagataa